Proteins co-encoded in one Nostoc sp. C052 genomic window:
- a CDS encoding CHAT domain-containing protein gives MISPQCCFKYLFSGILGLSLILIQSSSPAQTVKKEKEFLKNQAASLTSSGHEQLALDQANEALKTWQESTKIYRQLNDQEGITESLINQNLAFQALGLHKQACNTLLEALNFNINLGICDTTLQQPALAQEEQLTTLIGKQKATSVNLLGLQNLGEVLRILGQLNESEIVLQETLTLAKLVSSSKISGIYLSLGNIEQTIYQQLQDKYSWIEEPLFREKIANIIPQKAQKSLWYYQTLENIPNISKSAKLQAQLNHLTLLISWEKWLSHQPNQANLHQKVNQQIRVLVNQIDGNSSAFLELSPEPSIHARLNFANNLSQIPDEQLKSVAIRYAKLALKMAETINSIRWLSYSFGTLGKLSTQTEQKQAYFTKALGFAQSIRASDIAYEWQQQLGLIYQKQGKTELAIQNYNAAIANMTEVRDSLLSTNGDLQFSFQSEMEPTYRNYMRLLLTSPNPDLKRVIEINEGLQIARLENFLRCGKLDLVALNQLQNLKSAPTVIHIIDFGDTIEVIAQSTDGSLHHHSIESKLVRFQIDHLLEALQNENFSEVGESSITTSSQGIYEKLIAPIKTYLPPSGTLVFTLDKSFQSIPMALLYDGNHYLIERYSIAETLGSRIRQPRVLHENQMIALIAGLSKLSPSSIDPNAPKNMENLLPSKQEIENVEKQTKSSVALLDKKFTLKRFKEELTQNNFPIVHITTHGQFSSDPLKTVLVAYDKLINIRDFDSLIRGKTENSQDAIELLVLSACETAKGNKQSAMGIAGMAAQAGARSTVATLWRVDADSTALLMQEFYKGLNNGLPKAEALRQAQLSLLSNPKYKKAYYWGGFLLVGSWL, from the coding sequence ATGATCTCACCTCAATGTTGCTTTAAATATCTTTTCTCAGGCATTCTAGGGCTGTCTCTAATTTTAATTCAATCATCTTCCCCTGCCCAGACTGTAAAAAAAGAAAAAGAATTTCTCAAAAATCAAGCGGCATCACTGACTTCTTCAGGTCACGAACAATTAGCTCTAGATCAGGCGAATGAAGCTTTAAAAACTTGGCAGGAATCTACCAAAATTTATCGCCAACTAAACGACCAAGAGGGAATTACAGAAAGCCTGATTAATCAAAACCTTGCTTTCCAAGCATTAGGATTACACAAACAAGCTTGCAATACACTTTTAGAAGCTTTAAACTTTAATATAAATCTAGGTATTTGCGACACGACTTTGCAGCAACCTGCTCTTGCTCAAGAAGAGCAACTCACGACATTAATTGGTAAGCAGAAAGCAACATCAGTTAACTTGCTTGGATTACAGAATCTCGGAGAAGTCTTGCGGATTTTGGGTCAGTTAAATGAATCTGAAATAGTTCTACAAGAAACGTTAACGCTAGCAAAACTTGTATCTTCATCAAAGATTAGTGGTATTTATCTGTCTCTGGGTAATATTGAACAGACAATTTATCAGCAATTACAAGATAAATATTCTTGGATAGAGGAACCACTTTTTCGAGAGAAGATTGCTAACATTATTCCACAAAAAGCGCAAAAATCACTCTGGTATTACCAAACACTAGAAAACATCCCAAATATCTCAAAATCAGCTAAACTGCAAGCTCAGTTGAATCACTTAACTTTACTGATCAGTTGGGAAAAATGGCTCAGTCATCAACCAAATCAAGCGAACCTCCATCAGAAAGTTAATCAACAAATTAGAGTATTGGTAAATCAAATAGATGGCAATTCTTCTGCCTTTTTGGAGTTATCACCTGAGCCATCTATTCATGCTCGGTTGAATTTCGCTAATAACCTCAGCCAGATCCCAGATGAACAATTGAAATCAGTAGCGATTCGATATGCTAAATTAGCATTGAAAATGGCTGAAACTATTAATAGTATCCGATGGTTATCCTATAGTTTTGGTACTTTGGGTAAATTATCAACTCAAACAGAACAAAAACAGGCATATTTTACGAAGGCTTTAGGATTCGCTCAATCAATTCGGGCTTCGGATATTGCTTACGAATGGCAGCAGCAGTTAGGACTAATTTACCAAAAGCAGGGAAAAACTGAGTTAGCGATTCAGAACTATAATGCTGCGATCGCAAACATGACTGAAGTGCGTGATAGTCTTTTGTCAACTAACGGAGATTTGCAGTTCTCTTTTCAGTCAGAAATGGAGCCGACATATCGTAATTATATGCGATTACTCTTAACATCACCTAATCCTGATTTAAAAAGAGTAATAGAGATAAATGAAGGATTGCAGATAGCACGCTTAGAAAACTTTCTCAGATGTGGCAAGCTTGATCTTGTTGCTTTGAATCAGCTTCAGAACCTCAAGAGCGCCCCAACAGTAATTCACATTATTGATTTCGGGGATACTATAGAAGTAATTGCTCAGTCAACAGATGGCTCACTTCACCACCATTCTATTGAATCTAAACTAGTTCGATTCCAGATAGATCATCTTTTAGAAGCTTTACAAAATGAAAATTTTTCTGAAGTAGGCGAAAGTAGCATTACTACTTCTTCTCAAGGAATTTATGAAAAGCTAATTGCACCAATAAAAACATATCTACCCCCATCAGGAACACTCGTATTCACTTTAGATAAATCTTTCCAAAGCATACCAATGGCATTGTTATATGATGGAAACCATTATCTAATAGAGCGTTACAGTATTGCAGAAACTTTAGGTTCCAGAATTAGACAACCTAGAGTCTTACATGAAAACCAGATGATAGCTTTAATAGCTGGACTATCAAAACTAAGCCCCAGTTCTATAGATCCAAATGCACCTAAAAATATGGAGAATTTGCTCCCATCTAAACAAGAAATAGAAAATGTAGAAAAACAAACTAAATCGTCAGTTGCCTTGTTAGACAAGAAGTTTACCCTTAAAAGGTTTAAAGAAGAACTAACTCAAAATAATTTTCCTATTGTACATATTACTACCCACGGTCAATTTAGTTCTGACCCACTCAAAACAGTACTAGTAGCCTATGACAAGCTAATTAATATTAGGGACTTTGACAGCTTAATCAGAGGTAAAACTGAAAATAGTCAAGATGCAATTGAGTTACTTGTTCTCAGCGCCTGCGAAACAGCTAAAGGCAACAAGCAGTCAGCAATGGGTATTGCAGGAATGGCTGCACAAGCTGGAGCGCGTAGTACTGTTGCTACTTTGTGGCGCGTGGATGCCGATTCTACCGCTTTGCTTATGCAAGAATTTTATAAAGGTTTGAACAATGGCTTGCCAAAAGCAGAAGCACTACGTCAGGCGCAATTAAGTTTACTGTCAAATCCTAAATATAAGAAGGCTTATTATTGGGGTGGGTTCCTCCTGGTTGGAAGCTGGTTGTAA
- a CDS encoding filamentous hemagglutinin N-terminal domain-containing protein, which produces MTKALSWLIKGSTLFCLLPWEPIAAQIAPDATLRVNSSVTREGNNTSAITGGTQVGSNLFHSFGQFSVPTGSTVYFKNAPDIQNILTRVTGSSISNIDGLIRANGIANVFLINPNGIIFGANASLNIGGSFFGTTASNIKFADGISFDAKPLSGAEPLLTVSVPVGLGFGTNAGNIRVFGDGQGIRKTSDLIDTSSGLRVQPNQTLALVGGDIVLSRGTLKTTGGQIELGSVAGAGLVNLIPTDKGWTLGYSGISAFGEIQLSEAAAIDASGNGGGNIQIQASKLMLDGGSQIESSTLGAGTGGTLKINASDSVNLVGLPEVDSFFNTGISSLVYPRATGSGGNINIETGQLNVRDGAGIAAGTYGFGNAGSIEVLAHDSVEVLRKPTANTGSSITSLAQRGSTGSGGNIKIETARLSLRSGGVISSGTFGQGSGGNVFITADEEVQITGKSLTGNSPSRISARTGGTGKAGNLTIEAERLTVTDGGRVTIGGEKIPKNLNFQPGQGNAGILRINADSINLDRGTITAGTEGGTKGEGGDIFLHSGDLQLRDSIVTATAGGNGDGGNITINTDILVAIKNSSITANAFEGRGGNITINAKGLFLSLNSLITASSKYGINGTVQYNIADTNIYPTQLKAEVIPITPEITPVCQARAGTEVNSFRVSSTRNLQSKPNNLMYNNVEQSNSVPIPALNNSHNPKSLISNQATQIIEANVLIRDSQGNLVLTTDQANPTWDNASLSASSCFSGSQW; this is translated from the coding sequence ATGACAAAAGCTTTATCCTGGCTTATTAAGGGCAGCACTTTGTTTTGTCTACTGCCTTGGGAGCCAATTGCGGCACAAATTGCTCCCGATGCAACCCTAAGAGTCAACTCCAGCGTCACACGAGAGGGTAATAATACCAGTGCGATAACGGGAGGAACCCAAGTCGGAAGCAATTTGTTCCATAGCTTTGGACAGTTTTCTGTGCCCACAGGAAGCACAGTTTACTTCAAAAATGCCCCAGACATCCAAAACATTTTGACAAGAGTGACGGGTAGCTCAATATCTAATATTGATGGTTTAATTCGAGCTAACGGCATAGCCAACGTATTTCTTATTAATCCCAATGGGATTATTTTTGGGGCGAATGCTTCACTGAATATTGGCGGCTCGTTTTTCGGCACTACTGCTAGTAATATTAAATTTGCTGATGGCATCTCCTTCGATGCTAAACCCCTTAGTGGTGCAGAACCTCTGTTGACAGTGAGCGTGCCTGTGGGATTAGGATTTGGGACAAATGCTGGAAATATTCGCGTCTTTGGAGACGGACAAGGTATAAGAAAAACTTCAGACCTCATAGATACTAGTTCTGGTCTGCGCGTGCAGCCAAATCAAACCTTAGCTTTGGTGGGTGGTGATATAGTACTCTCACGTGGAACGCTTAAAACAACAGGGGGACAGATTGAATTAGGCAGCGTGGCTGGAGCGGGTTTGGTCAATCTGATTCCTACAGATAAAGGCTGGACGTTGGGATATTCAGGCATCTCAGCCTTTGGAGAGATCCAGTTGTCTGAAGCAGCAGCAATTGATGCCAGTGGGAATGGTGGTGGCAATATTCAAATACAAGCCAGCAAGCTAATGCTAGACGGTGGTTCTCAGATTGAGTCCAGCACATTAGGAGCAGGAACGGGAGGAACATTGAAAATTAATGCTTCAGATTCAGTTAACCTGGTGGGATTACCAGAAGTTGATTCGTTTTTCAACACTGGTATATCGAGCCTAGTTTACCCAAGAGCTACCGGATCTGGTGGCAACATTAATATTGAAACTGGGCAGTTAAATGTCCGGGATGGAGCAGGGATCGCTGCTGGTACGTATGGCTTCGGAAATGCTGGTTCCATAGAGGTCTTAGCTCATGATTCAGTAGAAGTGCTGCGAAAACCAACAGCGAATACAGGCAGTTCCATAACAAGTTTGGCCCAACGAGGATCTACTGGTTCTGGCGGTAACATCAAGATTGAAACTGCGCGCTTAAGTCTACGCTCTGGAGGAGTGATATCATCAGGCACATTTGGGCAGGGTTCGGGAGGCAACGTATTTATCACTGCTGACGAAGAAGTGCAAATAACCGGAAAGTCATTAACTGGTAATTCTCCTAGCAGAATATCAGCTCGAACTGGAGGAACTGGAAAGGCCGGAAATCTGACAATCGAAGCAGAACGATTAACTGTCACTGATGGTGGGAGAGTAACTATTGGTGGTGAAAAAATTCCAAAAAATCTCAACTTTCAGCCAGGACAAGGAAATGCAGGAATCCTCCGAATCAACGCAGACAGTATCAATCTAGACAGAGGTACTATCACAGCTGGCACAGAGGGCGGCACAAAAGGCGAAGGAGGCGACATTTTCTTACACTCTGGTGACTTACAATTACGTGACAGTATCGTTACTGCGACTGCTGGGGGTAATGGCGACGGCGGCAACATCACTATCAACACAGATATCCTAGTTGCAATAAAAAATAGCAGCATCACCGCAAATGCCTTTGAGGGTCGTGGTGGGAATATCACAATTAATGCTAAGGGACTATTCCTTTCCCTTAATAGCTTAATAACAGCTAGTTCCAAGTACGGAATTAACGGTACTGTTCAATATAACATCGCTGATACTAACATTTACCCTACTCAACTAAAAGCAGAAGTAATTCCAATAACTCCTGAAATCACCCCAGTTTGTCAGGCACGAGCAGGCACAGAAGTAAATAGTTTTCGAGTTAGTAGTACTCGCAATCTCCAATCTAAGCCTAACAACCTGATGTATAACAATGTTGAGCAAAGTAACTCTGTTCCTATTCCAGCTTTGAATAATTCACATAATCCAAAATCATTAATAAGTAACCAAGCTACACAAATCATAGAAGCCAACGTTTTGATTCGGGATTCTCAAGGTAATTTAGTTTTGACGACAGACCAAGCAAATCCAACCTGGGATAATGCTTCACTGTCTGCAAGTTCTTGTTTTTCAGGATCTCAGTGGTAA
- a CDS encoding class I SAM-dependent methyltransferase, giving the protein MNRKRSESFNEVAEIYDAARPSYPSQLIEDVIGMANLTDSASILDIGTGTGKGTVPFAEKGYAICCLEPGERLIAIASQNMRLYPKVTFETVTLEDWNLRPGAFDLAISAQAFHWVNREKGYPKVAQALKEKGYIAFFWNFSIFPDTSIFQALKETFQKYVPTISNAKPSSVELLIKKRENWILNSFCFKNLVVKQYTWSINYDAERYLGLLKTQTAYQEFTETEKQDFSDAIIQILNAHEGYVTKPYLSVLFFAQKI; this is encoded by the coding sequence ATGAACAGAAAACGTAGTGAGTCCTTTAATGAAGTTGCAGAAATCTATGATGCAGCACGCCCTAGCTATCCATCTCAATTGATTGAAGATGTAATTGGAATGGCTAATCTTACGGATTCAGCTTCAATTTTAGATATTGGAACCGGGACAGGTAAGGGAACTGTTCCATTTGCTGAAAAGGGCTATGCTATCTGCTGTTTAGAGCCAGGTGAAAGACTAATTGCAATAGCATCTCAAAATATGCGTTTATATCCAAAGGTGACATTTGAGACAGTGACTTTAGAGGATTGGAACTTACGCCCAGGGGCCTTTGATTTAGCAATATCTGCCCAAGCCTTTCATTGGGTAAATCGTGAAAAAGGGTATCCAAAAGTTGCACAAGCTTTAAAAGAAAAAGGTTATATTGCATTTTTTTGGAATTTCTCTATTTTCCCAGATACTTCAATATTTCAGGCGCTCAAAGAAACGTTTCAAAAATATGTACCTACAATATCTAATGCTAAACCATCCTCAGTTGAATTACTAATAAAAAAGAGAGAAAACTGGATATTAAATAGCTTTTGTTTCAAAAACCTAGTGGTCAAACAATATACTTGGTCTATTAATTATGATGCAGAGCGATATTTAGGTCTTCTGAAAACTCAAACTGCTTATCAAGAATTTACTGAAACTGAAAAACAGGATTTTTCTGATGCTATTATACAGATATTAAATGCTCACGAGGGATATGTTACTAAACCCTATTTATCGGTTCTTTTCTTCGCTCAAAAAATTTAA
- a CDS encoding site-specific integrase — protein MRSHNLVNNPELNNLPPIKLISLDAETASLSGRTRVTRPPTDIRWVKVLEFLRSNNLAPNSRKLYERELKRFLAWSELHYHELRPRHLALYKEYLRDEIRTDAGNPLSKSSINAGIAALKSFFKWMCYTYPEIISTNPTLGIKLEKVPLPPAQSLTPEEMEQVWSALELLGETKQRDTALVHILSHGLRAGEVVQLNVGSFDGKLLFLPDTKTNEPRLVPLRKESREVVADYLQLRSQQGEVLSSLSPLMISHHASYKGERLSYHGIYFAVEKIGEIAHIEDLHPHSFRHTYATDLLLLGVDPSHARKLTGHQSEKAFRRYTLRSEQEAAIAAYYRAIGEEVE, from the coding sequence GTGCGATCGCATAATCTAGTGAATAACCCTGAACTAAATAACTTACCTCCCATTAAACTTATTTCTCTGGACGCTGAAACTGCATCGCTCTCTGGGCGTACTAGAGTTACAAGACCACCAACCGATATTCGGTGGGTAAAAGTTCTGGAATTTTTACGCAGCAACAATCTCGCACCAAACAGCCGCAAGCTTTACGAACGTGAACTGAAGCGGTTTTTGGCGTGGAGTGAGCTGCACTATCATGAACTGCGTCCACGTCATCTTGCGCTATATAAAGAATATCTACGTGATGAAATACGGACTGATGCAGGTAATCCCCTTTCAAAAAGCAGTATCAATGCGGGAATTGCGGCACTCAAAAGCTTTTTCAAATGGATGTGCTATACGTATCCTGAAATTATTTCTACTAATCCAACACTGGGGATAAAACTAGAAAAAGTGCCACTGCCACCAGCGCAAAGTTTGACCCCTGAAGAAATGGAACAGGTTTGGTCAGCGTTGGAATTGCTGGGAGAAACAAAGCAACGGGATACAGCACTGGTTCACATTCTCAGTCATGGACTCCGGGCTGGGGAAGTTGTGCAGTTAAATGTTGGCTCATTTGATGGCAAGCTGCTATTTTTACCAGACACCAAAACTAATGAACCGCGCCTAGTGCCACTGCGAAAAGAGAGTCGGGAAGTCGTGGCAGATTATTTACAATTGCGCTCACAGCAAGGAGAGGTGTTGTCCAGCCTTAGCCCATTAATGATTTCACACCATGCTTCATACAAAGGTGAACGCTTGAGTTATCACGGCATTTACTTCGCGGTGGAAAAAATTGGTGAAATAGCTCACATTGAGGATTTGCACCCTCACTCCTTTCGTCACACCTATGCCACTGACTTATTGCTATTGGGAGTTGACCCCAGCCATGCCCGTAAGTTAACAGGACATCAAAGTGAGAAAGCGTTTCGGCGGTATACGCTTCGCAGTGAGCAAGAAGCTGCGATCGCTGCTTACTATCGTGCAATCGGCGAAGAAGTGGAATAA
- a CDS encoding DDE-type integrase/transposase/recombinase: MLDNQEFSNWCRQQNLSQVAQAIVEEIRSTNPSRRVTGAKKNVCGSYPSRKMGVTIQFESHHNELARIYELEHDPSVLEYYDQPPAIELVYQSKSGRKNRHQYTPDFFIIRTDSAFWEECKTELELNKLTELNPNRYCKNSDGKWHCPPGEEYAHLHGLDFHVWSDAVINWNFQQNLIWLLDYFGYSSEIINKTDQSLIEATVKDYPGITLAELLQIESINTDVIYWLIATDKLYVELYKVKLCQPETVLVFINKDVALSYEHLNSIESTNLTSNQILLQIAVGTNISWDGESWEIVNTGTTTTGLLRADSKLIELPNVAFTALIDTGKIVGVETTQTSNIKAASEILKHATCEDIIEANRRYNLIQPYLGDNPRAYPSSTIRRWRTQYQKALLIYGHGYLGLLPKHNSKGNRTPKIDSQTQEFMLDFIKEHYETPKQRRKLRVYEAFVLACQTHEPPFKPPSRITFCQAIKQRSGHHQTRKRLGNRAAISEEPFYWELEQTTPRHGSRPFEIVHIDHTQIDIELVSSLESLTNCHIATNNSIHQNLGRPWATFMVDAYSRRILSVYLTFDEPSYRDCMMVIRICVARFGRFPQNIVVDNGKEFHSHYFEQLLASYTCTLKYRPPAHARFGSIVERLFGTANTQFIHELQGNTQIKRLHRKVTKSVSPERLAIWTLEELYSAFCEWAYSVYDQRLHPALGTSPCDAFVTGLATGGSRLHRRVAYDELFQILTLPAPDQRKRKVQPGKGVKIHNIYYWADVFRDPEIEKSMLWVRYDPWNAGIAYALAQGQWVKCISSYYQYFQGRSEKEIRLASAELNQRQRNYGRKLTINDRELVEFLNSKFAQEGAILKQRLRDTEHDKVHKIIQNNLIPEPKLNFSEFAAEENNDCLGDDSTNEGKNCETISNLTAYITETLEYYGEF, from the coding sequence ATGCTTGACAACCAAGAGTTTAGCAATTGGTGCCGTCAACAAAACCTCAGTCAAGTAGCGCAGGCAATCGTTGAGGAGATTCGCAGCACCAACCCATCTCGTCGAGTAACCGGAGCAAAGAAAAACGTTTGTGGCAGTTACCCCTCAAGAAAAATGGGAGTGACTATTCAATTCGAGAGCCATCATAACGAATTAGCACGTATTTATGAACTCGAACATGACCCATCCGTACTCGAATATTACGACCAACCGCCAGCAATAGAATTAGTCTATCAAAGCAAAAGTGGGCGAAAAAATAGACACCAGTATACACCCGATTTCTTTATAATTCGGACAGATTCAGCTTTTTGGGAGGAATGCAAAACAGAACTTGAACTCAACAAGCTGACCGAATTGAATCCAAATCGCTACTGCAAAAACTCAGATGGCAAGTGGCATTGTCCCCCAGGTGAAGAATACGCTCATCTTCATGGTTTGGATTTCCATGTATGGTCAGATGCTGTAATTAATTGGAACTTTCAACAAAATCTAATTTGGCTGTTAGATTACTTCGGATACTCATCAGAAATTATAAACAAAACCGACCAAAGTTTGATTGAAGCCACTGTAAAAGATTATCCAGGAATAACCCTAGCAGAACTGTTACAAATTGAATCAATAAATACCGATGTTATTTATTGGTTAATTGCCACAGATAAACTTTACGTAGAACTTTATAAAGTAAAACTTTGTCAACCAGAAACCGTACTCGTATTTATTAACAAAGATGTTGCTTTATCTTATGAGCATCTTAACTCAATAGAGTCTACAAACCTAACTAGCAATCAAATATTACTACAAATAGCAGTAGGTACTAATATTTCTTGGGATGGAGAGTCATGGGAGATAGTAAATACTGGAACGACAACTACTGGACTATTACGTGCAGATAGCAAACTTATAGAACTACCAAATGTAGCATTCACAGCATTGATTGATACAGGTAAAATTGTGGGAGTTGAGACAACACAAACCTCAAATATTAAAGCAGCATCTGAAATTCTCAAACACGCAACTTGTGAAGATATTATAGAAGCCAACCGTCGCTACAATTTAATACAACCATACTTAGGAGATAATCCAAGAGCATATCCAAGCAGTACAATCCGTCGTTGGCGCACTCAATACCAAAAAGCCTTACTTATCTACGGTCATGGATACCTGGGATTACTGCCCAAGCATAACAGTAAAGGCAATCGGACTCCAAAAATTGATTCTCAAACCCAAGAATTTATGCTCGATTTTATCAAGGAGCATTATGAAACACCCAAACAACGCAGAAAATTACGGGTTTACGAGGCATTTGTCTTAGCTTGCCAAACCCATGAACCCCCATTCAAACCTCCATCGAGAATCACATTTTGCCAAGCTATCAAACAGCGAAGCGGACACCATCAAACTAGAAAACGTCTTGGTAATCGAGCAGCTATTTCCGAAGAACCATTTTATTGGGAATTAGAGCAAACTACTCCACGGCATGGCAGTCGTCCTTTTGAGATTGTCCACATTGACCATACTCAAATTGACATTGAATTAGTTAGTTCACTCGAATCTCTAACTAATTGTCATATTGCTACAAATAACTCAATTCATCAGAATTTAGGTCGTCCTTGGGCAACCTTTATGGTTGATGCATATAGTCGAAGAATTTTATCAGTTTATCTGACCTTCGATGAGCCAAGCTACCGTGATTGTATGATGGTAATTCGCATATGCGTTGCTAGATTTGGACGGTTTCCGCAAAATATTGTTGTAGATAATGGAAAAGAGTTTCACAGTCATTATTTTGAACAATTATTGGCATCTTATACTTGCACGCTGAAGTATCGACCGCCAGCACATGCTCGGTTTGGTTCAATTGTTGAAAGACTATTTGGGACTGCCAACACGCAGTTTATTCATGAGTTGCAAGGTAACACCCAAATCAAACGCCTTCACCGTAAAGTCACCAAATCTGTCAGTCCAGAAAGATTAGCAATTTGGACACTAGAAGAACTGTACTCTGCCTTTTGTGAATGGGCATATTCGGTTTATGACCAACGATTGCATCCGGCATTAGGTACTAGTCCGTGCGATGCTTTTGTCACCGGATTAGCAACAGGTGGAAGTCGCTTACACCGAAGAGTAGCATATGACGAATTATTCCAGATTCTGACTCTACCAGCACCAGATCAACGAAAGCGTAAAGTTCAACCAGGGAAGGGTGTCAAAATACACAATATTTATTACTGGGCAGATGTATTCCGTGATCCAGAAATCGAAAAATCAATGCTGTGGGTTCGTTACGACCCTTGGAATGCAGGAATTGCTTATGCACTAGCACAAGGACAGTGGGTAAAATGCATTTCTTCTTACTATCAATACTTCCAAGGACGTTCCGAAAAAGAAATTCGGCTGGCGAGTGCAGAACTTAATCAGCGCCAACGCAATTACGGACGTAAGTTAACAATAAATGATCGGGAATTAGTAGAATTTTTAAACTCAAAATTTGCTCAAGAAGGCGCTATCCTCAAACAACGCTTGCGCGATACTGAACATGACAAAGTTCACAAAATTATTCAAAATAATTTGATCCCGGAACCAAAGTTAAATTTCTCAGAATTTGCGGCAGAGGAAAATAATGATTGTCTAGGAGATGACTCGACCAATGAAGGTAAAAATTGTGAAACTATCAGCAATTTGACTGCATATATCACGGAAACCCTTGAATATTATGGAGAGTTCTAA
- a CDS encoding ATP-binding protein, whose protein sequence is MAHDYSFPQELLTLPIADRISYFQQYTMAHPKLLIAAEKLKNAIDDPGFFSLIFLFGPTGVGKTTLLRRITQRLLASFHKEMELDKGFIPIANIEVATPEFSNFDWKDFYLRALGVLQDPCIQLPSYGRITNLKLKTSLEAALKHRRLKVFCLDEAQNLSKVASGRKLRDQTDCIKSLANLTQVKFVLAGTYDLLILRNLSAQLCRRSLDIHFERYKVENEEDLKAFRGVVQTFQRHLPFEEEPDLLKYWDFCYERSFGCVGILKDWLSQALATALLDGAKTLTLSHLKSSAYSHEQCMIIFNETRLGEKQLEFTPDSSALRIALGLESHHGSATHSTSQTTNTTNTKSRRSTTGNTKPQRRPVGGGENVG, encoded by the coding sequence ATGGCACATGATTATAGCTTTCCTCAAGAATTACTAACTCTACCTATTGCTGACAGAATTTCTTATTTCCAGCAATATACAATGGCGCACCCCAAATTATTAATAGCAGCAGAGAAACTCAAAAATGCAATTGATGACCCAGGATTCTTTTCTTTAATCTTTTTATTTGGGCCAACAGGTGTAGGTAAAACTACCTTATTACGTCGCATCACACAAAGGTTACTAGCTTCTTTTCACAAAGAAATGGAACTAGATAAAGGTTTTATTCCTATTGCTAATATCGAAGTTGCTACCCCGGAATTTAGTAATTTTGATTGGAAAGATTTTTATCTACGTGCTTTGGGCGTTCTCCAAGATCCTTGCATTCAGTTACCTAGTTATGGTCGAATTACTAATTTGAAGTTGAAAACATCCTTAGAAGCTGCTCTTAAACATCGTCGTCTGAAAGTTTTTTGCCTTGATGAAGCACAAAATCTCAGTAAAGTTGCCAGTGGTCGAAAATTACGCGACCAGACAGACTGTATTAAGTCGCTAGCAAACCTTACTCAAGTCAAATTCGTACTGGCAGGTACTTATGACTTGTTGATACTTCGTAACTTGAGTGCCCAGTTGTGCAGGCGTAGCCTGGATATTCATTTTGAGCGATACAAAGTCGAGAATGAAGAAGATTTAAAAGCTTTCAGAGGTGTTGTTCAAACTTTTCAACGTCATTTACCTTTTGAAGAAGAGCCTGATTTACTTAAATACTGGGATTTTTGCTACGAACGCAGTTTCGGTTGTGTTGGTATTCTCAAAGATTGGTTATCTCAAGCATTGGCAACAGCGTTACTGGATGGAGCTAAAACTCTCACTCTGTCGCATTTAAAATCTTCTGCTTACTCTCATGAACAATGCATGATTATCTTCAACGAAACACGATTAGGAGAAAAGCAACTTGAGTTTACCCCAGATAGTTCGGCTTTGAGAATTGCTTTAGGTTTAGAATCTCATCATGGGTCAGCTACACATAGCACGTCCCAGACAACCAATACAACCAATACTAAATCTCGTCGCTCTACTACTGGTAATACTAAACCTCAACGTCGTCCTGTTGGAGGTGGTGAAAATGTCGGTTGA